The following is a genomic window from Corynebacterium incognita.
CCCACCGTTAGTGCCCTTATTCGGATCAATATGGGCGATACGTTGGCCCTCTTTGATGAATTGCCCTACCCGCACTTCGGGGACAACATGCCCATACACGGTGGTGCCGCCGCCCACGTTGGAGGCGTGGTCAAGCACAACCCAGCGCCCAAACCCAGTAGCCGGGCCGGAATGCATAACCGTGCCATCCTTCACCGCGTAAACAGGGTGGCCACCGGAACCGCCGCCCCGCCCAAAGTCGGTGCCGTAGTGTGTTGTCCCCCAACGCGGGCCGAACGGCGACGTGACAAAAAACCCAGCGGGAACAGGCATGGTTGGCATAATGACCTCCTAATCAATGACAACCGTGCACCAATCCCAACGTTGTCCTACAACACACTCATATCCCGCGTAGTGGAATCCACACCATTAAGTTTGTCCACAAACTCTTGATACGGATTAGAAACATTCTTCCGCTTACCCACACGTGGAGCGATCCGCACCCGCTCCCCCACATCATCCGCAATGGTCACACCACTCAAAATATCCTGTACGACCACACCGGACAGATGTTCTTCAAACGTCACCAGGTCACCCACCAGATAGCCGTACCGCAACTTCAGCGTGTCATCGTCGGTGACGATTTCATCAAAGCCCAGGTTCTTAGAAACGCTGTGCCCCATCTCGATTTCTACAGCTTGGCCGCCTTTGTTTTCCTGCAATGCACGCTCAGCCAACGCTTGGGTATCGAACGTGAACGCACCCGCCGTAGACGGCACAAACTGTTCACGTGGATGGAATGGCCCCATGTACGCAGCGCGAGCCACGTCTGTGCGCTCAACAAACGCAAGGAACGCGTCATCGGTTTCAGCCTTGACCCAGTCCGAGATCAGGTTGCCCAGGAAGCCGATAAACGCACCCACGGCGGTGCCCACGACGGAGCCAGCGGGACCGGCGATACTACCAATCGACGCACCGATAGCCGCTGTCGCCGCAGCATTCAACGCTGTAGTTCCGGCCTGCACCACAATGTCGATACCAAGGTTTTTCGCCTCATTGACCCAATCGTCTGCTTTGCCGCCTGTGACTATGCGAGCGGGGCCAGGTGCGGTGCCGGTTAGTCGCATTTGTGTGATTTCCCCGGATTGGGTTGTGAATCGTACGAATTGGCGGCGGCGTGGAGGCAGAATCTCGATGACTAGGCCGGGTTCGTCCCAGAGTCCTTCGTGTTCACCACCGAACGCCTTGTACAGGGCGGCTTCTTGCAGGGCACGTTGGCGTTCTTCCTCCGTCTTAGCGATAAGTGGTGCGGCCACGCCGCGTGGGATTGGTTGGCCCGGCCACCACATTGTGGCCTTGATGTCGTAGTCGTATTGGTTGAGTACACCGCCTAGTAGGTCGCGCATGTTGGTCATGCGGGCGGCTAGGTCAATGATGGGGCTGGTGTCATCATTGGGTGGCAGCATGAGGTAGACAGGTAGGTCTAGTCGTTTGAGGTTTTCTGACAGATACTCATAAGCCACCGTCAATAACCGCCCTTTACGCCGGTCATGCTTGCCTTGCACCCACAGGCCAGCATTGGGGTTCGCGTAGGCCAGCACGTTCAACAGGTGTGACAAGTCATTGACTAATTCAGCGGTCACCGTCTCATTTCCGGGTTTGCCGCTTGCTACGTAGCTTTTGACATGCCCAGTCCAGCGCCACCCGTTCCATTCACACGTGACAGGCACAACATCCATGTGAGCCTGCATGAGACGGCGGGCAAGGCGGTGATCCGCCGCTACGGTAAGTTCACCTGTGCCAACGTTGAAGCCGTGCTCTTCGTTAAACGATGCGTGAATGTAGCCGGATAGGTTCTCGCGACGCTTGTAGTCGTTGGAGTGAATGGTGATGTTAAGCGGGTTCATGCCGGAGACAGCATTAGTTACCTGGTTGACCATGGCATCTCCGTTCTAGGTGTGCCAATGATGCGCACCTTGACTTTTTCATCATCGGTAGTCGGAGACTTTGCCAAATTGGCGTAGAAGTGCATTTTTGATTCCACGCCCGGGCGTATAACCGGAATCGGGTAGCGCCATCGCACGTCCGGCAAATAAGGCGTGAGGTCGATTCCATCGTTAGTGACGATGGTTGGCCACAAGGGGTCAGTGTCGATGTAAATCTTTCGGCCTGTGAGGTCGATGGTTTGTTTTGAGCCTCCGAGGGTGCTGTTAATCGTGGATTCCAACAGCTCGGATAGCTTCGCGGTGTCCACCTCAGTGGTGGTGCCGTCCGGGTTGACTACTGGTTTCGTCTGGTTTTTGTACTGTTCTAGGGCACCGTCGATGTTTTTGCCCACATCGGACATAGACGAAAAGGTCACGTAGCCCTCTAGCTTGTTGTTGATGCGGTGGGTGTCGTAGCCCTCGGTGGAGCCGATGGTGATGTCCAGGTATTCAAAGTTTCCGGTAATCTCCAATTTGGGCCACATCGGCATCGAACCACGATTAAGGATCTGCACTGACCCAGTGAAGTCAACAAGTGTCGTATCTTCGAAAGATTCCCAGAATGACCGCTCAGTAACCAACGTCACCAACTCCCCGGTCTCACCAACCAGGCCGGGTTCTTGGTCGAAGAAATTAACCTCGCTCACCGACTCAACGCGGGCATCAATCCACCAATACCCCGAATCCTTGGTCACGCAATACAGGCGCACATTCTGCTTTCCCCGGCCCAAAGCGACACGCCACCGTGCCTGTTGACGGCGCGCCCAGGCAGACGATTTGGCATCCGCAATCCACACCTGCAATCCAACCGACAGCTGCTTATCCTGCGTGCCCCGGTACACGGCACCATCAAGACCCACCAGTTCCTGAAAATCGTGTTCAATCGGCGCGCCACCAAACCCAGTAGGTGGCCTATTCAAACGCACCGGGGAATCAGGCGCACCGAAATGCCACCGGGACCCATCAACACCCACCATGAAAAACTCCACGACATCCCAGGTCTGCCACGGCTCACGTGTGAAATGTTGAGGGTCACCAAACACATAGCTTTTCGCGTACGGCATTACGGCATCACACTCCTAATTGCGTGTTTTAATTGCCGTTCCGCGTTGTTGAGCTGGCCATGCAAATACTTCTTCGGGTCTTGGATCGTGACCGGGCCGTTGAAAACCGCGCCGACAGCTTGGCCGGCCTGTTGCCCGGCGCGCTGCGCGTGCGGCTCCACCGCTTTACCACCCCGGTATGCGGCAGCATCCATATTTAGGCCAAGTGCAGACAGCGACGTCGAACCACCCGTGTTGAAGTCAAGTTTGCCCTGCATTAACGCCGGGATTCCAGAGCCAATGAAGTTCATCATCGACAGCACATCGACGCCTAGTCGTTTGCCGGTTTCCGCCCAAATATCCAGGCTGCGTGCTTTCTTATCGCTAGACAGTGGGATGTAGGCTTCGGGGCCTGCTTCGGCCCACAGCACAGCACTAGACCCGTCGTTGATGTGTGCTTGGCGTAGGCCTCCGAGGATGCCACCATCGGCCATCGCCTTTACTTTCCGGGTCTTGCCGTTGTACTTATCCAGTAGGGCTTGAGCTTCACCCATGCGGGTGTTGTATCGGTCAGGGAATGCGGATACCTGGACGCGTTGGGCGTGTGCGCCGGGGTCGCCGGTGTTGTAGTCCGCATCGTCGAGTTTGTCGTAGAACATGCCAGCGCTGCGTGCCGGGTCCATTCGATCAGCCACAGTGCCCCACGCCCCGTTGGCGCGTTGCTGGAACAAGCCCACCGAATCATGGTCGCTGCCTACCGCATCGTGCGGATACTTCAAACTAGCCGGGTCGGCATGGTTGGCGTACATCTTCATGTTCGACTCCACCAGGGCGGTAGCCAAAGCAATCTTGATGCCCCGGTCGGTAATACCCCGGCGGCGGCCCTCACGAATAATCGCATCCGCGTAACGGTTACCGGAATTACCATCTACCTTTGGCAGGCTATCCGTCGGTGCGAGCACACCCGCCAAATCATCGTGGCCGCCTGCTTTGAGTTGCTTAGCAACATCACCCAACTGTTTGCTGGACTTCGCGGTTTCCTGCGCAGCCTGTGCCACTTCCGCGACTTGACCATCATCAACCGCCTTAGAATGCAGGCCCACAACCTGGCCCCATGACACGATGTCATCGGCGACGGGCTTACCGGTATGCACCGAATACAGGGAGGCCATGAGTTCCAGGAATGATCCATCTTCCAGTAGGGTGCCTTTACCGCCATTAATCTCACGCTGTTGGACGGCGGCGGTGCCAGCGTCAATAGCGCCCATGGTGGCGTTTTCGGTGGATGTAGCGCGTGGTGGGGTGGGCTTAGGTTTCTTGCCCCCTACAGCCCCGTCGAGGTCTTTGTAATCGTCTAGTCCCTCTTTGCCTAGTTTGGGGGCTGGTGCCGCCAATGGTTGGTGGGCGGCGATGTGTACGTGATTACGGTGCTGGGAATTGGTTGGTTCACCGAAATCAAAATCCTTGCCCTCATCCACGTTCTTCCAACCATTCAGCGGATAGTGGATCAGCTCAGCCAACTGGTTTTTGAAGTTCTTGTAGAACCAGCGCGCCAATGCCTGCATTTCCGGCGTGGTGTCGAACCCGTTGGACACGTCTACGGCTTTGCCCTGGCCGTGCAGGTCATTCGTATTCCGGTAGGTGGAGGTGATCGTCATGCCTGGGAAGTGGCGTTGCACCAAACCAGTAATTGAGTCCACCACACCACCACTGGCAAATGCTTGCACTTGGCCGTTAGCGTCCATGAGTTGGTAGCCGAATTTGTTGGCGACTTGCGCCAAAATCTTTTCGGAGCGTCCACGCTTAGACTCAGCCAATGGGATGTAGGCTTCGCCCCCGGTTTCATTCTCCGCAAACACACGGTATGCACCAGCCGGTGCAATGTGTGCAGTATGAGCTGGTTCAGCCCCACCGCGCATACGGCGCTCCACAGCACGCTGCACACCAGTATCACCGCCATCTGCAAACGCCTGCACCGTTGGATAATAGTTACCGTCGGCATTCTCACGCGTAAAGATGTCCCGAATCTTGCGGGTGATGTTAATAACATGGTCAGAAAACGTATTCGTATTCTCAGCCGACAACGTGGACTTAATATGGCTACGCGTCGCTTCCGCGTTGTCAGAAATGCTAACGTGACCTTTCGCACCGGCTTGGACGTTACCGCGCATGTTGTTTACATTCTCGTTCGTCTTGCCCGTGTTATCAGTGACGTTGGCGTGCCCCTTAGCGCCGTTTTCGACGTTGCCGCGTAGAGCATCCATCCGGCTAGTGCTGTTCTGGATAGACGACCAATCAATCGTGACCTTGCCACTATGGTCTTTCTTTGCCAACCCCAATTGAACCAATCGTTCTAGAACTTCCGGGGCGTTCGTATTAATGGCAAGCGAACCATCTTTAAGCGTCATCGTCTTGAGATTCATTGCATCCAAGTCGGACTTGGCTTTATTGATGTCATCCGAATTGACGCGAATATAGCCGTTCGGGGTCTGTTGCAGCTTGATGCCAATCTGATCCAACAAAGCCGGAATATCAGCCCCCTTTTCCATGGTGATAGATACCCGGCCATTCATCGGCTCAGACACCTTGACACCAAGTTTCTCCATCTTGAGCCGGGTCTCTTCCGTCACTGCATCCGCTGACACAGAGATGGTCTTGTCATCCTCGATTTTGTAGACAGCATCACCGAGCGCATCCATCACGCCTTTGGTTTGCTTGGCAGAAACTTGCAATGCCTCCAGCTTAATTTGCATCTGTTCAGACGACGCGTCAGCCAGTGCATCATTTGCGCCGTTAACCGAATCGATCAGCTCACCGTACTTACCTCGGGTGCCAGCTACAGCATTTTCCAATTCACGGGTTTCTTTGTGCATAAAGCCCGTTACCTCAGTAAGCTGCGCCATCTTTTCCCTATTGCCGCCCATAGCATCAGCCAGATCCAAGGACGTATAGCCCGCCGCTTCCAAGGCCCCGCCAACGCGTTCCCACGCAGACGTGGACTCAATGGCAGACTTCAACGCCCCATCAGTTGCGGCCTTAACACGAGCTTGGGCGTCAGCATTACCCAGCGCCGAATCAATCATCGTTTGAGACGAAAGATTCAGTTCCTTGGCCTTATCCAGCGCGCCACTTTCAGCTAACTGATTTTCGATGAGCGCACCGGTTTGCTCAGTGATAGCGCCAGTGGTCTTATCCAGGGTGTCTTTGAGGTCGCGTTGCAACTTGGCGTGCTTTTCTGCGGCCTCTTTTGCCTCTTGGTTTTTCTGAACAAGGAACCCAATCGCAGCTGACGCGCCCATGATCGCGATTCCCCACGGGCCACCCAACGCCCCCATGAGTCCACCAGCAGCGGCTTTCACACCACCCAACGATGACTTCAGCAGCGACAAACCACCACCAGCAAGGCCCTTAGCCGACGCGCCCATCCGGGCCGTCGTAGCCACAAAACCATGCCCAGCCTGCGCAATAATCCTATCCGCCGCCATAAACCCACTAGAGGTCGCCATGGCCTGCGCACGCGAAGCACGCGCCGCCGCCTGGTGAGACGAAGCCACAACACGCAACCCCGCCGACGAACGCATATACGCCGCACTAGCCTTAGTCATCGCAGCATCCAACGCCACAGACCGCGAACGCATTACAGCCATCGCAGACCCCGCCATGCCCAGATTCTGGCCATACTTCGCCGCCAACGCTTGCTGCACCCGCATCTCTTGGCCAAAGCGCATCACAGACTGCGAACCCGCGTTCATCTTGCCCGTCAACCCGGACATATTCGCAGCCAGGCCTACAATCCCTGCCGCCGCCAACGGTGCCGCCCACCCAGACAGGGCCTCATCTACAGCACCAACAGCCTTACCAGCCTGCCCCATAGCACTAGCCATATCCGTAGCGCCGGGCACCAACGCCCCAGTGGTAGCGTCGCCTGCATCTTTAGCCCCACTAGCCAACAGCTTGACTTGGCCGGCCAGGTTTTCCACCACGGCTGCACCGCCGGTGAATCCCTCACCACTGATCGCGCCACCAACCGCTTCGATACCGGCAGTTACACCGTCTAGGGCTTTAACGATGACACCCTCGGATTTTTCAAAAATCGTGGTCGACGCGGTCTCCCACGCGTTTTCGACACGACCAATCGCACCGGGTAGGCCTTGTGTTTGGGCTGCGGCGACTTCGGCGGCTTGGCCTTGCCGGGTCACTGCGCCGCGTAGTTTGTCGAAGCCTTCCCCGCCTTGTTGCGCTGCGATACCCGCCAGTCGCATAGCGTCGGAGCCGAACAGGGTGGCGGTAGCTGCTTGGTATTGCTCGGCGGTCATGGATTCAGATGCATCTTGCAACTGTTCCATGAGCGATTGCATGCCTACGAATTTGCCGTTGGCGTCATAAATGGACAGGCCAAGTTCGTCGATTGCTGCTTGTGCTGGTTTTCCTTGATCAGTCAACGACAAAAGGGCGGTTTTAAGTAGCGTACCGGCATCGGAGCCTTGGATACCGGCGTTAGCCATCATTGCCAGGGAGGTCGCCGTGTCATCAACGCTCAAGCCGAATTGGTTAGCGACAGTACCAGCTTGCTGCATACCTTGTGCGATGCCGGTCATCTCCGCAGATGATGCGTTAGCCGCACCTGCGAGGATGTCCGACACCCGTGCAGCATTCGACGCATCAAGGCTAAATGCCTGCAATGCTTGGGATTGGATGGTTGCGGCGGTTGCGGCGTCTACTTGCGCGGCGGCTGCAAGCTGCAACGTGCCTTTGGCTGCGCCGATGGCTTGGTCTACTGTGAAGCCACCTTTGGCCAGTTCCGTCATCGCGGCAGCCGCGTCACCGGCGGATGTTGCGGCCAGGTCATTATCATTACCCAGTTGCTTTGCCGCTTGGCTGATCTGGTTCATTTGCTCAGCGGTCGCACCGGATACCGCCGACATCGTGTTCAACTCTTTGCGGTACACCATGCCGGTTTGCAGCATGTCGTTAAACGCTGCACTAACTCCACCAACAGCGGCCCCCAAACCAACCATGCCCGCCACACTCGACATGGAGCCGAGCACGTCACGCAGACTAATGCCCGTCTTGGTCGCCTTATCAAGCTCATTGGCTACCTGTGGGTTAAACTGCACGCCACGCCCGGCGCGCCCCGCCCCCTCCAACGCCGTACCCAGGCTACGGGCTTCACGGGAGGCCTTGCCCACCGCGCCTGTGCCCACAGGGGTGACGTTAAGCTTAGTGCGGCTTACCTGGTCGGCGGATTTCTTGACATCTGTCAGGTCGCGCTTGACCTTGCCCAGGGAGGATGCGACACCCGCCGTATCTACTGTGACGCGGGCGTTGAGTGTACCTACTTCGAGTGCCATATGTGTTCCTACCTTGCGGTTTGTTCAGATGTCAGGTTTAGTGCTGTGCGTAGCCGCGTGGGTTGGTTAATCAGGTCAAAGATTCGAGTGTTGAGCCATCGCCATGTGCGCTGGGTGAGTATCCCGGATTCCACGTCGATGCCGAATAGTTGGTGGAGGTCGCATTCAATCGCGGCCCAATTGTCGAGTAGTTGTGCCCAGGTGACGGATTGCACGCCCACCGGGGTCATTGGCTTATCCGCTGGTGTGGCGTACCAGTCACGGATTCCGGTTTCTGGGTTGTACGGCCCGCCGCCGGGGTCATCATCCCCGTATGCCCCCGGCCTTGGGTCGTATGGCCCATATGCGGAATCTAAGAGGTGGTTTTCTTCCGGGATGTTTTCTTCGCTGCTTGTTGTTTCTCCAGCTCCCACTGCTCCATCGCTTCCGGTAGCAGCGGTAGATGTTCTTTTCCCAA
Proteins encoded in this region:
- a CDS encoding phage tail tape measure protein → MALEVGTLNARVTVDTAGVASSLGKVKRDLTDVKKSADQVSRTKLNVTPVGTGAVGKASREARSLGTALEGAGRAGRGVQFNPQVANELDKATKTGISLRDVLGSMSSVAGMVGLGAAVGGVSAAFNDMLQTGMVYRKELNTMSAVSGATAEQMNQISQAAKQLGNDNDLAATSAGDAAAAMTELAKGGFTVDQAIGAAKGTLQLAAAAQVDAATAATIQSQALQAFSLDASNAARVSDILAGAANASSAEMTGIAQGMQQAGTVANQFGLSVDDTATSLAMMANAGIQGSDAGTLLKTALLSLTDQGKPAQAAIDELGLSIYDANGKFVGMQSLMEQLQDASESMTAEQYQAATATLFGSDAMRLAGIAAQQGGEGFDKLRGAVTRQGQAAEVAAAQTQGLPGAIGRVENAWETASTTIFEKSEGVIVKALDGVTAGIEAVGGAISGEGFTGGAAVVENLAGQVKLLASGAKDAGDATTGALVPGATDMASAMGQAGKAVGAVDEALSGWAAPLAAAGIVGLAANMSGLTGKMNAGSQSVMRFGQEMRVQQALAAKYGQNLGMAGSAMAVMRSRSVALDAAMTKASAAYMRSSAGLRVVASSHQAAARASRAQAMATSSGFMAADRIIAQAGHGFVATTARMGASAKGLAGGGLSLLKSSLGGVKAAAGGLMGALGGPWGIAIMGASAAIGFLVQKNQEAKEAAEKHAKLQRDLKDTLDKTTGAITEQTGALIENQLAESGALDKAKELNLSSQTMIDSALGNADAQARVKAATDGALKSAIESTSAWERVGGALEAAGYTSLDLADAMGGNREKMAQLTEVTGFMHKETRELENAVAGTRGKYGELIDSVNGANDALADASSEQMQIKLEALQVSAKQTKGVMDALGDAVYKIEDDKTISVSADAVTEETRLKMEKLGVKVSEPMNGRVSITMEKGADIPALLDQIGIKLQQTPNGYIRVNSDDINKAKSDLDAMNLKTMTLKDGSLAINTNAPEVLERLVQLGLAKKDHSGKVTIDWSSIQNSTSRMDALRGNVENGAKGHANVTDNTGKTNENVNNMRGNVQAGAKGHVSISDNAEATRSHIKSTLSAENTNTFSDHVINITRKIRDIFTRENADGNYYPTVQAFADGGDTGVQRAVERRMRGGAEPAHTAHIAPAGAYRVFAENETGGEAYIPLAESKRGRSEKILAQVANKFGYQLMDANGQVQAFASGGVVDSITGLVQRHFPGMTITSTYRNTNDLHGQGKAVDVSNGFDTTPEMQALARWFYKNFKNQLAELIHYPLNGWKNVDEGKDFDFGEPTNSQHRNHVHIAAHQPLAAPAPKLGKEGLDDYKDLDGAVGGKKPKPTPPRATSTENATMGAIDAGTAAVQQREINGGKGTLLEDGSFLELMASLYSVHTGKPVADDIVSWGQVVGLHSKAVDDGQVAEVAQAAQETAKSSKQLGDVAKQLKAGGHDDLAGVLAPTDSLPKVDGNSGNRYADAIIREGRRRGITDRGIKIALATALVESNMKMYANHADPASLKYPHDAVGSDHDSVGLFQQRANGAWGTVADRMDPARSAGMFYDKLDDADYNTGDPGAHAQRVQVSAFPDRYNTRMGEAQALLDKYNGKTRKVKAMADGGILGGLRQAHINDGSSAVLWAEAGPEAYIPLSSDKKARSLDIWAETGKRLGVDVLSMMNFIGSGIPALMQGKLDFNTGGSTSLSALGLNMDAAAYRGGKAVEPHAQRAGQQAGQAVGAVFNGPVTIQDPKKYLHGQLNNAERQLKHAIRSVMP
- a CDS encoding Gp37-like protein, which translates into the protein MVNQVTNAVSGMNPLNITIHSNDYKRRENLSGYIHASFNEEHGFNVGTGELTVAADHRLARRLMQAHMDVVPVTCEWNGWRWTGHVKSYVASGKPGNETVTAELVNDLSHLLNVLAYANPNAGLWVQGKHDRRKGRLLTVAYEYLSENLKRLDLPVYLMLPPNDDTSPIIDLAARMTNMRDLLGGVLNQYDYDIKATMWWPGQPIPRGVAAPLIAKTEEERQRALQEAALYKAFGGEHEGLWDEPGLVIEILPPRRRQFVRFTTQSGEITQMRLTGTAPGPARIVTGGKADDWVNEAKNLGIDIVVQAGTTALNAAATAAIGASIGSIAGPAGSVVGTAVGAFIGFLGNLISDWVKAETDDAFLAFVERTDVARAAYMGPFHPREQFVPSTAGAFTFDTQALAERALQENKGGQAVEIEMGHSVSKNLGFDEIVTDDDTLKLRYGYLVGDLVTFEEHLSGVVVQDILSGVTIADDVGERVRIAPRVGKRKNVSNPYQEFVDKLNGVDSTTRDMSVL